One Candidatus Margulisiibacteriota bacterium genomic region harbors:
- a CDS encoding BrnT family toxin, translated as MEFEWDEEKNKKNLAKHGVDFADAQYIFNDQFC; from the coding sequence CTGGAATTTGAATGGGACGAGGAAAAAAATAAAAAGAATTTGGCAAAACACGGTGTGGACTTTGCGGATGCGCAGTATATTTTTAATGATCAGTTTTGC